The following are from one region of the Pygocentrus nattereri isolate fPygNat1 chromosome 20, fPygNat1.pri, whole genome shotgun sequence genome:
- the LOC108423601 gene encoding lysophosphatidic acid receptor 4-like: protein MCSTNLSSFSNFSNTTCQLDPPHISIAVLLCLVLLLGLLLNIFSLWVFMRRIHQWKPGTILQFNLAISDVIICPLAPFLMVYFAQSEDWPFGSLMCRFKIALLTVHFYGSIFFLTLISVHRYISVVYHSKDSCMKQKNFVKKLCAGVWLVVLIKGGVCLSLLDVSTVNNHTLCLSIHQREYTEVYFVMNFILLILGFLAPFTVSLFCYICLAKSVSNINACHQKGKLIKSKSRKMVAVCMVIFGLCFLPMNVVRTVVVVVRKYFASNCKLFYQVETAYFASWILSSANCCLDPLIYCFSSQNFMKAIYRSLRTIRARIQKPQEDQEHISAPNTHITRSAGTGNKEIIQTLS from the coding sequence ATGTGCAGCACAAACCTTTCCTCCTTTTCCAACTTCTCAAACACAACCTGTCAACTGGATCCCCCACATATCTCCATCGCCGTGCTCCTCTGCCTGGTTCTCCTGCTTGGACTTCTCCTCAACATCTTCAGCCTCTGGGTCTTCATGCGTCGCATTCATCAGTGGAAGCCTGGAACCATTCTCCAATTCAACCTGGCCATTAGTGACGTCATTATTTGTCCACTAGCACCCTTTCTTATGGTTTACTTTGCTCAGAGCGAAGACTGGCCTTTTGGGAGCCTCATGTGCCGGTTCAAAATTGCCTTGTTGACAGTTCACTTTTATGGTAGTATCTTCTTTCTTACTCTCATCAGCGTCCACCGTTACATATCTGTGGTCTACCACAGCAAGGACTCCTGCATGAAACAAAAGAACTTTGTCAAGAAGCTTTGCGCAGGGGTTTGGCTTGTTGTGCTGATAAAAGGAGGAGTGTGCCTTTCTCTTTTGGATGTAAGCACAGTGAACAACCACACACTATGCCTTAGTATCCACCAGAGAGAGTACACTGAGGTGTATTTTGTCATGAACTTTATTCTACTCATTCTTGGTTTCCTTGCTCCATTCACCGTATCACTGTTCTGTTACATCTGCCTGGCAAAGTCGGTGTCCAACATCAATGCCTGCCACCAGAAGGGCAAACTGATAAAGAGTAAATCTCGCAAAATGGTGGCTGTTTGCATGGTCATATTCGGACTCTGCTTCTTGCCCATGAATGTGGTTCGCACTGTCGTTGTGGTGGTCAGAAAATACTTTGCCAGCAACTGCAAACTTTTTTATCAAGTGGAAACTGCCTATTTTGCATCATGGATCCTGTCTTCAGCCAATTGCTGCCTCGACCCACTTATCTACTGTTTTTCCTCGCAAAACTTTATGAAAGCCATCTATAGATCTCTAAGGACAATTAGGGCTAGGATTCAAAAACCTCAGGAGGACCAGGAGCATATCAGTGCTCCAAACACACATATCACTCGCTCTGCTGGGACAGGTAATAAGGAAATCATTCAGACACTCAGCTAG